Within the SAR202 cluster bacterium genome, the region AATAAGTCACCGCCAGGGGTTTTTTTGTTTTTATCCCACCGGCGTCCTTTTTCCCCTTCGTAACATGGCCGCTCGTTCCATTTCCCATTTCTCCACGATCGTCACCCGTCACCGCCTGGGTCAATGCCTTTGTCGGTTACGAATTCCGCAAGTCCACGCGCAGCTTGCAGCCAGAATCATTCGCCTTCCCCTTGGTACACCATAGGCACGCGAGGTAGCGCGCCCCATCTCTCGCGATTTATAGGTATAAACAGCTTTTTTTGGTACACCCCCTGTGTTACAATTAACTTGGCTTCGTAAGGGGCGCCAGCCCCGCTAACGTCCAGGCTACCGAAGCCGTTTCCCACTTCCTCTTTTGTTCCCGATAGCGTAAGCAGATACCGTACATTTCTAAACTTTACACCCTCGCATCTGCATACCTATAATTGAAAAAGCCAGGACTACATCTTTAAGGGCGGTAACGGAACGTGAGTTCAATTCAGCAGGATGCCGGCAGCACGCAGGACATGGGGGAACTGCTCGACTCCTTTGAGCCCATGAAGCCACTTCGCTGGGGCGAGGTGATCCAGGGAATCGTTATGCGCTCGGACGCCGACGGCGTGCTCGTAAACATCGGGCACAAGGCCGAAGGCATAGTCCCGGCCGCAGAGATGCGGACTCTCGACAGGGCCGCCCTCGAGAAGATCAAAGTAGGCGATGAAATCCTCGCGATGGTCATAAAGGGCGAGTCAGCAGAGGGTGCAGCTATCCTCTCGATCGACAAAGCCCTGGGCGAGCTCGGCTGGCGCACGCTTGAAAAGTCCGTTGACAGCGGCGTTGTCCTGAAAGGGAAAATCATTGGATTTAACCGGGGCGGCGCTATAGTAGAGGTGGAGGGCGTTCAGGGGTTTGTACCCATGTCCCAGATCATAAGCGTCTCGCGAGAGCACTTCAAGGACAAGCCTGAGGGCGCGCCGGATACCACGTCATCCGAGATCGGCAAAGACCTGTCCCTCAAAGTCCTCGAAGTGAACCGGAGCCGCAACCGAGCCATCCTTTCCGAGCGGCAGGCGGTCCAGGAGCGCAGGGAAGAGAAGAAGGCCAAGCTGATACAGGACCTGGCCGAGGGCCAGGTGAGGAAGGGGCGGGTCACCGGCATCAGCTCCTTCGGCGCTTTCGTTGATCTGGGCGGCGCGGACGGGCTCATCCATATCTCCGAGCTCTCATGGAATACGGTGAGCGCACCGGACCAGGTAGTAAAGGTAGGGCAGGAGCTTGAGGTGTACGTCTTGAGGGTGGACCCGGACAACAAGAAGATCGCCCTGAGCCTCAAGCGACTGCAGCCAGAGCCGTGGGAGACGATTACCCAGCGGTACAACGTCGGCGATGTTGTGGACGCGGTTATCACCAAACTGACTGACTTCGGCGCGTTTGCCAGGGTGGAGGGCTCTGTAGAGGGGCTTGTCCACATCTCCGAGTTGACGCAGAAGATGATCAGCCATCCGCGGGAGGTTGTGGGGGAGGGAGACAATGTGAGGCTGAAGATCCTTCGCATTGAGCCGGAGAGGCGCCGACTCGGGCTCAGCTTGAAGCAGGCGGTCGAGGAGCAGGGCCAGGTGTAAGGTCCCAGCCGCTTCGGCAGGAAATTCGCACACTCCGTGCAGGAGATCACCAAATGACAAGCAGGTTTGAAAAGTTTTCCGAGAGGGCTCGCCGGGTCCTGTCTCTGGCCCAGGAAGAAGCCCAGCGGTTCAACCATAACTATATTGGAACGGAGCACATCCTGCTCGGGCTGGTCCGGGAGTCAGACGGCGTTGCCGCCAAGGTCCTCTCCAACCTCGGAGTAGAGCTCAACAAGGTCCGGTCCGCCGTCGAATTCATCATCGGCAGGGGTGAGCGCAGCACTTCCGGCGAGATCGGCCTCACGCCGCGCGCAAAGAAGGTGATCGAGCTGGCAGTGGATGAAGCCCGCAGGCTCAACCACCACTACATCGGCACAGAGCACCTCCTGATCGGCCTCATGCGCGAGGGCGAAGGCGTCGCGGCAGGCGTCCTGGAAAGCCTCGGCATCAACCTGGACAAGGTCCGCGCCGAGACCAGCCGTATCCTCACGCAGACCTTCCAGCACTCCCAGGGCGGCACGGCATCAAAGCCCGCCACCCGCACCCCTACGCTCGACCAGCTCGGCATCGACCTTACGGCCGCCGCGCGCGCCGGCAAGCTTGACCCTACGGTCGGTCGCGAAAAGGAGATCCAGCGCGTCACGCAGATCCTCAGCCGCCGCACCAAGAACAACCCCGTCCTCGTCGGCGAGCCGGGCGTCGGCAAGACCGCCATCGTCGAAGCTCTGGCACAGCAGATAGCCTCCAACGAAGTCCCGTCCACTCTCCAGGGCAAGCGACTGGTGACTCTGGACATGGGCGCGCTCGTCGCCGGCACCAAGTACCGCGGCGAGTTCGAAGAGCGCCTCAAGAAGGTCATAGAAGAGATCAAGGCCTCCGAGAACTGCGTCCTCTTTATCGATGAGATCCATACCATGGTCGGCGCCGGCGCTGCTGAGGGCGCCGTGGACGCCGCCAATATCCTGAAGCCCTCCCTCGCCCGCGGCGAGCTGCAGTGCGTAGGCGCCACGACGCTCGACGATTACCGCAAGTATGTAGAGCGCGACCCGGCCCTGGAGCGCAGGTTCCAGCCGGTGACCGTCGAGGAGCCGACCGTCGACATGACGATTGAGATCCTCAAGGGCATTCGCTCCCGGTACGAGGAGCACCACCAACTTGAGATCACCGACGACGCTCTCCGCGCCGCCGCAACCCTGGCCGCCCGGTACATCCCGGACCGGTTCATGCCGGACAAGGCAATTGACCTGGTTGACGAGGCTGCATCGCGCGTCCGCATCAACTACAGCACCGCGCCGCTGACGCTCAAAGAGACTTCCAAGGCGCTGAACACGGTGCGGACGGAGAAGGACGAGGCGATCTCGTCCCGCCAGTACGAGTACGCCGCCGAGCTCCGCGACCGCGAGACACAGCTCGCCGAGAAGCTCATGGGCCTTGAGAAGGCATGGCAGGAGGAGCGCGGGAAGGACAAGCCGAAGGTCTCCGAGAAGGACATTGAAGAGGTTGTCTCGATGTGGACGGGCATCCCTGTGACCCGCCTGTCCGCCAGCGAGATGGAGCGCCTGAAGAATATGGAAGAGGAGCTCCACAGGCACGTCGTCGGCCAGGAGGAGGCGGTCACGATCGTCTCCAAGGCCACCCGCCGCGCTCGCGCCGGCCTCAAGAATCCCAAGCGCCCCACGGGTGTGTTCATCTTCGCCGGCCCTACAGGCGTGGGCAAGACGCACCTGGTGCAGAAGCTGGCGCAATTCCTCTTCGGCACCGAGGACGCCGTCATCCGCGTCGACATGTCGGAGTTCATGGAGCGCCACGCCGTCGCGAGGCTTGTCGGCGCGCCTCCGGGCTACGTTGGCTACGATGAGGGCGGCCAGCTCACAGAGGCCGTCCGCCGCAAGTCCTACTGCGTCATCCTGCTGGACGAGATCGAGAAGGCCCACCCTGAGGTCTTCAACATCCTGCTCCAGATATTCGATGACGGCCACCTGACCGATTCGCGTGGCCGGAAGGTGGACTTCCGCAACACGCTGATCGTCATGACGAGCAACATCGGCTCGGACCTGATCCGCCAGGACAAGTCGCTCGGCTTCAATACGAAGGTCGGCGACGAGGGCAAGAGCAAGGCCGATTACGAGCGCATGAAGGGCAACGTGCTGGATGAGATCAAGCGCTTCTTCCGCCCGGAGTTCCTGAACAGGATCGACGGCACGGTCGTATTCCACCCGCTGACCCGCGACCAGGTCCACAAGATCGTGGACATCGAGACGAAGAAGGTGGCCTTCAACCTGGTGGAGAAGGGCATCTCGCTGGAGATAACCGACGCCGCCAAGGCGTGGATCGCAAACAAGGGCTACGATCCCCTGTTCGGCGCGAGGCCGCTGCGCCGCGTCATCCAGGACGAGGTTGAGGACCGGCTGTCCGACGCTCTCCTGGACGGCAGGTTCAAGACCGGGGACACCGCGCTCATCGATATCGAGAACGAGGTCCTCACCGTCAAGGCGAAGGCCCGCACGGAGCCTGTTGCCTCCAACTGAGGTAACCGTAGATTGATGATGGGAGGGCCCGGGCCGTACGCAACGGCCCGGGCCCTCTGCTTTTGATAGAATGTGGCGGCAAATACGTTTTCCGCAGAGCAGGAGCAGGGCTATGGAGCAGGAACGGATAGTCTATCTGAACGGCAAGATGGTGCCTGACAGCCAGGCGCTTGTCTCAATTGAAGACCGCGGGTTCCTTCTGGGCGACGGCTGCTTTGACACAACCCGCACATTCAACCACAAGATATTCAAGCTGAGCGAGCACCTCGACAGGTGGTTCGACTCCCTCCAGTATCTCCGCATAGATATAGGAATGGACAAGGCGAAGGTCGCCGACCTGACGATGCAGGTGCTCGAGGCTAACCTGCCGATGATCGGCAAAGAGGACGACCTCTGGGTTACCCAGAAGGCCACCCGCGGTCTGCGCGGCGTGACGGAGAAGCCGAAGCCGACCGTGATCATAGAAACGCGCGCCATCCCCTTCAAGTCGCGCGGTCACTACTACAGCGAAGGCATCCCGCTGATCGTGGCCTCCGTGCGCCGAACGCCCCCGGAGTCGCTCAGCCCAAGGGTGAAGTCGCACAACTACCTCAACCTGATCATGGCAGACCTTGAGGTCAAGTCCCGCGATCCCAATGCGTGGGCAATTACGCTTGACGTCAACGGCAACCTCGCGGAGGGAGACGGCAGCAACATCTTCGTCGTCAAGAACGGAGCGGTCTTCACGCCGCGCACGAATTTCGTTCTGGGCGGCATCAGCAGGCAGACGACCATCGAGCTTGCCCACGAGATCGGCATAGAGATGGTGGAGAAGGACATCGACCTGTTCGATGCCTATACGGCGGACGAGATGTTCGTCACGGCGACCAGTATCTGCATCTGCCCGGTGTCCAGCATCAACGGCGCGAAGATCGCCTCCGGCAAGGTGCCTGGCCCCATCACGTCCCGCCTCCTGGAGGCGTACAGCGGACTCGTGGGCAAGGACATCGTCCGCCAGTTCACCCGCGAGCTCTAACAACGGAATCGAAGGAAGCGTAATGCCAACCGTAATGACCGTAAACGGCCCTGTAGACTCGTCGAAGCTCGGATTCACCCTCATCCACGAGCACATATTCCTCGACCTTCGGATCGACGTATGGCTCAGCGACAGGATGCTCAATGTGCCGGAAACCGCGTTCTCCGAGCTGATGCTCTTCAAGAACGCCGGCGGCGTTACGCTCGTGGACCAGACTCCCGGTGGGCTGCGCGGCAACAAAAACCGCATACTTCCTATCAAGCACCCGCTCGCCATCCGGGAGATGGCGCGCCGCACCGGGCTGAACATCGTCCTCGGCTGCGGCTGGTACCGCGAGCCGTATTACGAGCCGTACCTGCACCGCGCGAAGACCGACGAGATCGCCGAGGAGATTGTGCGCGACGTTACGGTCGGCATCGAGGGGACGGACGTGAAGGCCGGGATCATCGGGGAGATCGGCGCTCACAGCAACTTCGTGTCCGCGGTGGAGGAGCGCGTCCTTCGCGCAGCCGCCAGGGCGCAGAAGCAAACGGGAGTGTCGCTCTCAACGCACCAGTCGGAGGGCGACATCGCCTTCGACCAGCTGGATATCCTGGAGCACGAGGGCGTGGACCTGCGCCGCGTAATCTGTAGCCACATCGCCAGCGGCCCCAGCCACGAGTACGCCGTCGCGGTCGCAAAACGCGGCCCCTTCGTTTCTATTGAGGGCATCGGGAGCTTCCGACCGGCCTACCAGGAGAACGTCATCCGACGCATCCTGCACATAATCGAGAAGGGCTACATCGACCAGCTTCTCCTGTCGCACGATGTGTGCGTCCAGCCCATGTACACCGTCAACGGCGGCGGAGGCTATGCCTATATCTCAACGCAGTGGCTGCCGCTCCTGAAGCAGCGCGGCCTAAGCGACGAGCAGCTCCACAGGATAATGGTAGAGAACCCGCGCAGGGCGCTCACAGGGGAGCGGGTGTAGGAAGAGGGCAGGGACAGATGGCGAAACGGTCCGAAAAGACACAATTCATGTGTGAGAGCTGCGGCGCAGATAGCCCGAAGTGGTCGGGCCAGTGCCCGGGCTGCGGCCAGTGGAATACCATGGTGGAGTTTCGCCCGGGCGCCGCGCGGCCGTCTGGGCGCGGCGGCGCCAGGGCGTCCGCTTCCGCCGTGCCGGCGCAAGAGCTGTCTGAAGTCTCCGTTGAGCGCGTTCTCAGGATGGATGTCGCCTCGGACGAGGTGAACCGCGTCCTGGGCGGCGGCCTTGTGCCGGGCTCGCTTGTCGTCATAGCCGGCGACCCCGGCATCGGCAAGTCGACCCTCCTGCTCCGTATCGCCGCGGAGATCGCGTCACGGCAGGGCAAGGCGCTCTACGTCACCGGCGAGGAGTCGATGGCGCAGGTGAAAATGCGGGCCGACCGCCTGGGCATCAAGGGCAACGGCCTCATTCTCCTGCAGACGACGCTCCTGAACGACGTGATCTCCCATCTGGAGCAGGTCCGGCCCGCGGCGGCCGTCGTGGACTCCATCCAGACGATGTTCGACGATGGCCTCACATCGCCTGCGGGGAGCGTGGCGCAGATACGCGAGTGCACGCGTATCCTGATGGAGTGGGCGAAGGTGCACGACGTCCCGCTCATCCTCACCGGCCACGTAACCAAGGGCGGCGAGATCGCCGGACCCAAGGTCCTTGAGCACATGGTAGACGTGGTCCTTTACCTCGAAGGCGACCCGGTAAGCTCGTGGCGTTTGCTGCGTGCCGTGAAGAACCGCTTCGGCTCGACGAACGAGGTGGGCGTGTTTGAAATGGCCGAGCGCGGCCTGATAGAGGTCTCGGACCCATCCAGCGCGTTCCTTGCCGAGCACCGCGAGGGTGCCGTGGGCTCGGCCATCGTGCCCGTGATGGAGGGCAGCAGGCCGATGCTCGTCGAGGTGCAGGCCCTGACGAGTCCATCGGTGCAGCCGATACCCAGGCGTGTGGCGACGGGAATCGATCTCAACAGGCTGCTCCTCGTTTGCGCGGTCTTGAGCCGGCGCGTCGGCGTATCGCTCGCCACGCAGGACGTCATCGTGAACGTCGCGGGCGGCCTGCGGATTTCAGAGCCCGCGGCAGACCTGGCCGTCGCGCTGGCCATAGCGTCCAGCGTGAAGAATGTGCCGGTCTCGTCCGGTACCATAGCAATTGGAGAGATCGGCCTGAGCGGGGAGGTCCGCCGCGTGCCGCACCTGCAGCGTCGCATCTCTGAGGCCGCGCGCCTTGGACTCCGAAAGTGCATCGTCCCCGCAGGGGGAGAGATGGGCGCGGACAGGGCCGTAGTGGACGGCACGCCCGTCGAGACCCTCGTCCACGCTCTCTCCCTTGCCCTGCCCAGAGGCAGAGAATCGTAGCGCCGGGCGGTCCCAAGATTTCTCCCAGAGGTTACACAACTGCGAGTCGCATACCTTAACTGCACCGGCGGCGTAAGCGGCGACATGTTGCTGGGCGCGATCATCCACGCCGGCGTGCCTGTTGACGCGCTTGCATCCGAGCTCGCGAAGCTGAACGTGCCGGGCGTTGCGCTATCCGCCGCGCCGTCTGAACGCAACGGCGTTCACGGCATCCATGTCGTCGTGAAGCAGGACGCCTCTGTCCGCAAGGCACGCACAGTGGACGAGCTTGTCTCTATCATCGACTCCTCACCCCTCGCGGCCGCTGTGAAAGAGCGCAGCACGGCAGTCCTGCGCCGCCTGGATCAGGCGGAAGCCATTGCGCACGGTGTGGAGATCGGCCAGACGCACCTGCACGAGCTGGGCGAAATGGATACGCTCTACGACGTCGCAGGCGCCGTCATCGGCCTCGACATGCTCGGAGTGGAAAAGCTGTACTGCTCTCCGCTGCCGACCGGCTCAGGCACGGTGAAGACCGCGCACGGCGTGCTGCCCGTGCCGTCGCCCGCGACCGCGGCCCTTTTCGCTATCGCAGGCGCGCCCACAACTCCTCCGCCGGGCAATATCCCGGACTCCGGCGAGATGGTCACGCCGACAGGGGCGGCAATTGTCACGACGCTGGCGGAGCTACGCCAGCCGCGCATGAGCGTTGAGCGGGTAGGGTACGGCCTCGGCACACGCAATCCGAAAGGATACCCGAACGTCGTCGCCATCTGGCTGGGCGATAAGGCTGACGAAGCTGGGGACGCCGGGATGTCTCTGCTGGACACGAACCTGGACGACATTTCGGCAGAGGTCCTTGGATACACACAGGAGCGGCTTTTCGCGCTCGGGGCGCGGGACGTGTGGTTCACCCCCATACAGATGAAGAAAAACCGGCCGGCGACGATGCTAAGCGCTCTCGTCCCTTCGAACCTGGAGCAGGTCGCCGCGAATCTAATCCTGCGAGAGACAACCAGCCTCGGCGTCCGCGTGCGCCCGATAACCAGGTACGAAGCCGGCAGGGAATACGTCCGGTTTGTCTCGTCCCTGGGCGAGGTAGGCGTTAAGATAAAGAGTATCGACGGCGCGCCGGTTTCGGTCTCGGCCGAGTACGAAGACTGCCGGAGAATAGCCCTGGATACCGGCCGGCCGCTACAGGATGTGATAAGAGTGATAGAGGCGGAAGCATGGGCCCGGCGCCTCCTGGAAGGGACTCAGCCCAAATGACCAGCTCGAACAAGCTCATCTACATGGACCATGCGGCAACCACGGCGCTGCGGCCGGAAGCCCTGCAGAAGATGCTCCCGTACTTCACGCAGAGCTTCGGCAACCCGTCCAGCATCTACACCCTGGCGCAGGAGAGCCGCAAGGCCCTCGACGAGGCGCGCGACGTGGTGGCGAAGGTGCTCGGC harbors:
- a CDS encoding S1 RNA-binding domain-containing protein, encoding MSSIQQDAGSTQDMGELLDSFEPMKPLRWGEVIQGIVMRSDADGVLVNIGHKAEGIVPAAEMRTLDRAALEKIKVGDEILAMVIKGESAEGAAILSIDKALGELGWRTLEKSVDSGVVLKGKIIGFNRGGAIVEVEGVQGFVPMSQIISVSREHFKDKPEGAPDTTSSEIGKDLSLKVLEVNRSRNRAILSERQAVQERREEKKAKLIQDLAEGQVRKGRVTGISSFGAFVDLGGADGLIHISELSWNTVSAPDQVVKVGQELEVYVLRVDPDNKKIALSLKRLQPEPWETITQRYNVGDVVDAVITKLTDFGAFARVEGSVEGLVHISELTQKMISHPREVVGEGDNVRLKILRIEPERRRLGLSLKQAVEEQGQV
- a CDS encoding ATP-dependent Clp protease ATP-binding subunit, with product MTSRFEKFSERARRVLSLAQEEAQRFNHNYIGTEHILLGLVRESDGVAAKVLSNLGVELNKVRSAVEFIIGRGERSTSGEIGLTPRAKKVIELAVDEARRLNHHYIGTEHLLIGLMREGEGVAAGVLESLGINLDKVRAETSRILTQTFQHSQGGTASKPATRTPTLDQLGIDLTAAARAGKLDPTVGREKEIQRVTQILSRRTKNNPVLVGEPGVGKTAIVEALAQQIASNEVPSTLQGKRLVTLDMGALVAGTKYRGEFEERLKKVIEEIKASENCVLFIDEIHTMVGAGAAEGAVDAANILKPSLARGELQCVGATTLDDYRKYVERDPALERRFQPVTVEEPTVDMTIEILKGIRSRYEEHHQLEITDDALRAAATLAARYIPDRFMPDKAIDLVDEAASRVRINYSTAPLTLKETSKALNTVRTEKDEAISSRQYEYAAELRDRETQLAEKLMGLEKAWQEERGKDKPKVSEKDIEEVVSMWTGIPVTRLSASEMERLKNMEEELHRHVVGQEEAVTIVSKATRRARAGLKNPKRPTGVFIFAGPTGVGKTHLVQKLAQFLFGTEDAVIRVDMSEFMERHAVARLVGAPPGYVGYDEGGQLTEAVRRKSYCVILLDEIEKAHPEVFNILLQIFDDGHLTDSRGRKVDFRNTLIVMTSNIGSDLIRQDKSLGFNTKVGDEGKSKADYERMKGNVLDEIKRFFRPEFLNRIDGTVVFHPLTRDQVHKIVDIETKKVAFNLVEKGISLEITDAAKAWIANKGYDPLFGARPLRRVIQDEVEDRLSDALLDGRFKTGDTALIDIENEVLTVKAKARTEPVASN
- a CDS encoding branched-chain amino acid aminotransferase, whose protein sequence is MWRQIRFPQSRSRAMEQERIVYLNGKMVPDSQALVSIEDRGFLLGDGCFDTTRTFNHKIFKLSEHLDRWFDSLQYLRIDIGMDKAKVADLTMQVLEANLPMIGKEDDLWVTQKATRGLRGVTEKPKPTVIIETRAIPFKSRGHYYSEGIPLIVASVRRTPPESLSPRVKSHNYLNLIMADLEVKSRDPNAWAITLDVNGNLAEGDGSNIFVVKNGAVFTPRTNFVLGGISRQTTIELAHEIGIEMVEKDIDLFDAYTADEMFVTATSICICPVSSINGAKIASGKVPGPITSRLLEAYSGLVGKDIVRQFTREL
- the radA gene encoding DNA repair protein RadA, producing the protein MAKRSEKTQFMCESCGADSPKWSGQCPGCGQWNTMVEFRPGAARPSGRGGARASASAVPAQELSEVSVERVLRMDVASDEVNRVLGGGLVPGSLVVIAGDPGIGKSTLLLRIAAEIASRQGKALYVTGEESMAQVKMRADRLGIKGNGLILLQTTLLNDVISHLEQVRPAAAVVDSIQTMFDDGLTSPAGSVAQIRECTRILMEWAKVHDVPLILTGHVTKGGEIAGPKVLEHMVDVVLYLEGDPVSSWRLLRAVKNRFGSTNEVGVFEMAERGLIEVSDPSSAFLAEHREGAVGSAIVPVMEGSRPMLVEVQALTSPSVQPIPRRVATGIDLNRLLLVCAVLSRRVGVSLATQDVIVNVAGGLRISEPAADLAVALAIASSVKNVPVSSGTIAIGEIGLSGEVRRVPHLQRRISEAARLGLRKCIVPAGGEMGADRAVVDGTPVETLVHALSLALPRGRES
- the larC gene encoding nickel pincer cofactor biosynthesis protein LarC, whose protein sequence is MLLGAIIHAGVPVDALASELAKLNVPGVALSAAPSERNGVHGIHVVVKQDASVRKARTVDELVSIIDSSPLAAAVKERSTAVLRRLDQAEAIAHGVEIGQTHLHELGEMDTLYDVAGAVIGLDMLGVEKLYCSPLPTGSGTVKTAHGVLPVPSPATAALFAIAGAPTTPPPGNIPDSGEMVTPTGAAIVTTLAELRQPRMSVERVGYGLGTRNPKGYPNVVAIWLGDKADEAGDAGMSLLDTNLDDISAEVLGYTQERLFALGARDVWFTPIQMKKNRPATMLSALVPSNLEQVAANLILRETTSLGVRVRPITRYEAGREYVRFVSSLGEVGVKIKSIDGAPVSVSAEYEDCRRIALDTGRPLQDVIRVIEAEAWARRLLEGTQPK